The following coding sequences are from one Frankiaceae bacterium window:
- a CDS encoding ribonuclease HII, whose translation MPPMSVSDLRREAGLWAFERALRRRGFARVAGADEAGRGAHAGPLAAAAVILPEGKRGRVPGLADSKLLTHAAREACYAEIVDRAVAWSVVVVSCDEIDAVGLHRCNVLALRRALWALEPRPDYVLTDGFPVAGLGVPGLAMWKGDSVAACIAAASVIAKVTRDRIMIEMDADFPEYGFAQHKGYATPEHKAALRAHGRCRQHRHSFNTALGENDLVDAVGEPL comes from the coding sequence ATGCCACCGATGTCCGTCAGTGACCTGCGCCGCGAGGCGGGGCTCTGGGCGTTCGAACGCGCCCTGCGCCGCCGCGGCTTCGCGCGCGTGGCGGGCGCCGACGAGGCGGGGCGGGGCGCGCACGCGGGCCCGCTGGCCGCGGCGGCGGTCATCCTCCCCGAGGGCAAGCGCGGCCGGGTGCCGGGCCTCGCCGACTCCAAGCTGCTCACCCACGCGGCTCGCGAGGCCTGCTACGCCGAGATCGTCGACCGCGCCGTCGCGTGGTCCGTCGTCGTGGTGTCGTGCGACGAGATCGACGCCGTGGGCCTGCACCGGTGCAACGTCCTCGCCCTGCGCCGCGCGCTCTGGGCGCTGGAGCCGCGTCCCGACTACGTCCTCACCGACGGCTTCCCCGTCGCCGGCCTCGGCGTGCCTGGGCTCGCGATGTGGAAGGGCGACTCGGTCGCCGCCTGCATCGCCGCCGCGTCGGTCATCGCGAAGGTGACGCGCGACCGGATCATGATCGAGATGGACGCCGACTTCCCCGAGTACGGCTTCGCGCAGCACAAGGGGTACGCCACGCCGGAGCACAAGGCGGCGCTGCGCGCGCACGGCCGGTGCAGGCAGCACCGGCACTCGTTCAACACCGCGTTGGGGGAGAATGACCTCGTGGACGCCGTGGGAGAGCCGCTGTGA